A DNA window from Pontimonas salivibrio contains the following coding sequences:
- a CDS encoding tyrosine-protein phosphatase, with amino-acid sequence MSVFSLANIRDLAQVRLRSGALREKQLYRSDDVSTIDAAGARALHKEGIRHVFDLRGAPEQQMTGRGPLEGLTGYDHLPFVLSPVNDPLQPVASGTGAALVSHTALSPQTVGHWYLSVTLDSAEIIVRGLETLTRIEGATVFHCAAGKDRTGIFAASVLSVLGAPDEEIVNDYHATEAQLERVFDRLRAAPYGFFLQNLPHAGALLRAQKDTMRAFLDKARLDHGGLEELLKARGLSQDSINQLRARLVDGD; translated from the coding sequence GTGAGCGTTTTCTCGCTAGCCAATATTCGAGACTTAGCGCAGGTCCGGTTGCGCAGCGGTGCTTTGCGGGAAAAACAGCTGTATCGGTCCGACGATGTGAGCACCATCGACGCTGCGGGAGCCCGCGCACTTCACAAAGAGGGAATCCGGCACGTCTTTGACTTGAGGGGCGCCCCGGAGCAGCAGATGACCGGTCGCGGGCCGCTAGAGGGCCTCACCGGCTACGACCACCTGCCTTTTGTCCTTTCCCCGGTTAACGACCCCCTCCAACCGGTGGCATCAGGAACCGGCGCGGCGCTTGTGAGCCACACAGCCCTCAGCCCCCAGACGGTGGGCCACTGGTACCTGAGCGTCACCCTCGATTCGGCAGAAATCATTGTCCGCGGGCTTGAGACCTTGACCCGCATTGAGGGCGCCACCGTTTTTCACTGTGCGGCAGGAAAGGACAGAACCGGAATTTTCGCCGCATCCGTGTTGTCAGTGTTGGGCGCACCAGATGAAGAAATCGTGAATGACTACCACGCCACTGAGGCGCAATTGGAGCGAGTCTTTGACCGGCTTCGGGCAGCACCGTATGGATTCTTTCTGCAAAACCTCCCCCACGCCGGCGCACTGTTAAGGGCGCAGAAGGACACGATGCGCGCATTTCTCGACAAGGCCCGCCTCGACCACGGGGGCCTTGAGGAACTACTCAAAGCCCGTGGCCTGAGCCAAGACTCCATTAATCAACTGCGCGCCCGACTCGTGGATGGAGATTAA
- a CDS encoding ABC transporter ATP-binding protein has product MTDDVLIRLENVTKQYGGTEEPAVNNLTLEVLRGEVLVLVGPSGCGKSTTLRLINRLIEPSSGKLFLDGEDVTSINPSLLRRKIGYVIQQVGLFPHRTIAENIATVPKLLGWDKKKIDERVDELLEVVSMDPKTYRERYPKELSGGQAQRVGVARALAADPDVLLMDEPFGAIDPITRDRLQNEFLRLQQDLKKTIVFVTHDIDEAIKMGNRIAILREGSEIAQLDTPEAILADPADEFVENFLGSGAILKSLTLAKIKDLELHQVPVLKAPVMRDKALETLQESDDSTAILLDKDDKPLRWLDQAALNRTSQPIEKSGRPITVDLQPEDTLQDALTVMLQSSTGLAAVTDRKGTYLGCATIESLANLIVSGQGSKN; this is encoded by the coding sequence ATGACCGACGACGTACTGATTCGGCTGGAAAACGTCACCAAGCAGTACGGTGGCACCGAAGAGCCTGCAGTCAACAACCTAACCTTGGAGGTCCTCCGAGGCGAAGTGTTGGTCCTCGTAGGGCCCTCCGGTTGTGGGAAGTCGACCACCTTGCGACTGATTAACCGACTGATTGAGCCCAGCTCGGGCAAGCTTTTCCTCGACGGTGAGGATGTCACCAGCATTAACCCGAGCTTGCTGCGCCGAAAGATCGGTTACGTCATTCAACAGGTCGGCCTCTTTCCGCATCGCACTATTGCCGAAAACATTGCCACTGTGCCCAAGTTGCTGGGTTGGGATAAGAAGAAAATTGACGAGCGCGTCGATGAACTCCTCGAAGTCGTCTCGATGGACCCGAAGACCTACCGCGAGCGCTACCCCAAAGAGCTCTCCGGTGGTCAGGCCCAGCGTGTTGGTGTGGCCCGCGCCTTGGCGGCCGACCCCGATGTGCTGTTGATGGATGAGCCTTTTGGTGCCATCGACCCCATCACTCGCGACCGTCTCCAAAACGAATTCCTCCGACTGCAGCAAGACTTGAAAAAAACCATCGTCTTTGTCACTCACGACATCGACGAAGCCATCAAAATGGGCAACCGCATCGCCATCTTGCGCGAAGGCTCCGAAATCGCACAGCTGGACACCCCGGAAGCGATTCTCGCTGACCCTGCTGACGAGTTTGTCGAAAACTTCCTCGGTTCGGGCGCCATCCTGAAATCGCTCACACTGGCAAAAATTAAAGACCTTGAACTCCACCAAGTTCCTGTCCTCAAAGCCCCAGTGATGCGGGATAAAGCCCTGGAAACACTTCAAGAGTCCGACGATTCCACGGCAATCCTTCTCGATAAGGACGATAAGCCGCTTCGCTGGCTCGACCAGGCTGCGCTAAACCGGACCAGTCAACCCATTGAGAAAAGCGGTCGTCCCATCACCGTTGATCTCCAGCCAGAGGACACCCTGCAGGATGCACTCACTGTGATGCTGCAGTCCTCCACAGGACTCGCGGCGGTAACCGACCGCAAAGGCACCTATTTGGGGTGCGCAACGATTGAAAGCCTCGCGAATTTGATCGTGAGCGGTCAGGGAAGCAAAAACTAA
- a CDS encoding ABC transporter permease, producing MEFIASLWEFFLGRTDQVQEALFEHLLYVIVVVGLASAFSITIGVLTRYNVFAREMSLAVGSVFLTIPSLALFTIFIPLVGLGFWPSFIALFLYAILPVLRNTVTGLEQVDPSVLEAAKGMGLTNTEVLLRVQLPLAWPVILAGVRIATMLTIGIAAIATLVAGGGLGDFIKSGLARLPLPNSLESIWLGTVLCLLLAFVIDLGLKGLKTATISRGIR from the coding sequence ATGGAATTCATTGCGAGTCTGTGGGAGTTCTTCCTGGGGCGCACCGATCAGGTGCAAGAGGCACTGTTCGAACACCTGCTCTACGTCATTGTCGTGGTGGGCCTGGCGAGTGCCTTCTCGATCACGATTGGTGTGCTGACCCGCTACAACGTGTTCGCCCGTGAAATGTCCTTGGCCGTCGGGTCGGTATTTCTCACCATTCCCTCGCTCGCGCTGTTCACCATCTTCATCCCCCTCGTGGGGCTGGGCTTTTGGCCCTCGTTTATCGCTCTCTTCCTCTACGCAATCCTCCCGGTACTGCGAAACACAGTCACCGGCCTTGAGCAAGTGGACCCCAGTGTGTTGGAGGCCGCGAAAGGTATGGGGCTCACGAACACAGAAGTGCTGTTACGGGTTCAACTTCCTCTCGCTTGGCCGGTCATCCTCGCTGGAGTTCGGATTGCCACCATGCTGACCATCGGTATTGCCGCTATCGCCACACTGGTTGCCGGAGGAGGACTTGGCGACTTCATCAAGAGCGGTCTCGCCAGACTGCCACTACCCAACTCTTTAGAGTCCATTTGGTTGGGCACAGTGTTGTGCCTGCTGTTGGCCTTCGTTATTGACCTCGGGCTGAAAGGCCTCAAAACCGCAACGATCTCAAGGGGGATCCGATGA
- a CDS encoding ABC transporter permease, whose protein sequence is MTALQPLRRQKTPLAERLDLIVTPIFASLLALMAVVVWLYSDIDSTTLEILAPEKITRQIRETIVLGFLSSGLVVLIAVPIGIIVSRRGFPRLKNFLVDFLGLAQALPAYGLIVIFFTFMGTGLETVVYALALFSLLPVLRNTIVGLEQVDKSVIDAGRGMGYTRLQVLAKIELPLAVPVIMAGIRTAIVINIGMAALAFLVGGGGIGETINSGLKLNRGPAIFIGAVMVAILAMVFDFLSALAQKYLKPKGI, encoded by the coding sequence ATGACTGCCCTGCAGCCACTCAGACGCCAAAAGACTCCGCTTGCCGAGCGGCTGGATCTTATTGTCACGCCCATCTTCGCGAGCCTCCTGGCTCTGATGGCGGTAGTGGTCTGGCTGTATTCGGATATCGACTCGACCACTCTGGAAATTCTCGCTCCCGAGAAGATCACCCGCCAGATTCGAGAGACCATCGTGTTGGGTTTTCTCTCCTCTGGGCTGGTGGTGCTGATCGCCGTGCCGATTGGCATCATCGTGTCGCGCCGAGGATTTCCACGGCTGAAAAACTTCCTCGTCGACTTTCTGGGGCTCGCCCAAGCACTCCCCGCCTACGGCCTGATTGTGATCTTCTTCACCTTCATGGGCACAGGCTTAGAAACGGTTGTCTACGCCCTCGCACTGTTCTCCCTGCTGCCGGTGCTTCGAAACACCATCGTGGGTCTCGAGCAGGTGGATAAGTCAGTCATTGATGCGGGTCGAGGAATGGGTTACACCCGCCTCCAAGTACTCGCAAAGATTGAGCTTCCTTTGGCTGTTCCGGTCATCATGGCCGGTATTCGCACGGCAATCGTCATCAACATTGGTATGGCCGCTTTGGCCTTCCTCGTCGGTGGTGGAGGTATCGGTGAAACCATCAACTCCGGTCTAAAGCTCAACCGTGGTCCGGCGATCTTCATCGGTGCCGTCATGGTGGCCATCTTGGCCATGGTCTTCGACTTCTTGAGCGCACTGGCCCAGAAGTACTTAAAGCCCAAGGGCATCTAA